The Halotia branconii CENA392 region TTGCCAAAGTTTGTGCTGCTGTTTGCATCAGTTCTATAAAGTGACAATATTCACACAAATATTTTGCCCTTTTACGGACATTTAAACTAACAAAATTATTGTAACCACAATTAAGCAGCAAGTTTAGCGTTGATAAAACTGAAGATTTTTAAGGCAATTTTTAGCGCGATCGCTACTTAAACTAGGGGCTAAGGAATATTATTTCCTTGTTTACTGGTATCAGTCAATTTACCTTCGATGTCTGATAGTTGCACTGCACCAGAGAAGTTTGGACTATTCATTACAAAAAAAGGTGTGCCAGCGATTCCCAATTTTTGAGCTAGTTGGATATCTTGATCAATAGCAGCATTGGCAATTAGGCGATCGCTCTTAAATTTTTCTAAATCTAAATTGAGTTTTTTAGCAATATCTAAATACAAAACTTCACCAAGTTGCTTTTGATTTGTAAACAACGCATCTTGATATTCCCAGAACTTACTTTGTTGATTGGCAGCCCAAGCAGCCTGGGCTGCTGGCATTGCTTCAGCATGAATTGGTAAGGGAAAATGTTTATAAACCAATTTCAAATCATTTTGATGTGTTGCTAGCAACTGCTTGAGTGTTTTATGTGCCTCAGCGCAATAGGGACATTGAAAATCAGAAAATTCTACCAGTACAGTTTTTGCTTGAGGCGAACCAGCAACAGGAGAATTACCAATTACTGCTTGCGAATTAGTTTTGAAATTTTGTAAAAATGCTTGTCGTGCTTGCTTTAATTTATCTTGCTGTTGCTGCTGATATGTTTGAACAGATTCGATTAATACCTCTGGGTGTTCGCGGATAATTTGTAAGACTTGCTGTTCTAATTTGGGATTAATTTGGTTAGCGGCTTGTGCAGGAAGCGACCAAGTTAATAGCAAACAAACTAAACTTAGTATGATCCAGGTACGTAGGTATTGCAATAATTGACGCATAGCAAAATACTTGATCAATTCAGTATTTTCTTAGTATTGCCTGATTATGTGTAAAAGCGATCGCACTTGAAAAATAAATTCCATGAAAAGGGGCTAGCAAAGAAGCAAGGGAGTAGGGAGCAGAGGAAGCAGAGGAAGACAGGGAAACAAGGAGACATTTGTTTCCCCAATTCTTCTTTATCCCCCTTGCACCCTGCACCCTGCCCCGGTTGTTGAGCGTAGTCGAAACACTGCCTCTTATGCCCCATGCCTAAATTTCTAAGATTCTCGTCCCGATGCCCAGGTATCACGCCACTTGACTGTACCTTCTTTAGCGATTACCCAGCGGCGGTTGACAAGATTTTCCCGCAGGGGCGATCGCCCTTCTCGCCACATGGCATACTTGTAACTAATCAGTTTGCCAGTACTCTCGTTAAAGGGAATCTCGGCAAACCAAGTATTGGTGTTAATGTACTCTAAAGGATAAGCCTTGCTGATATCCCAGTTACCTAGTTCTGGACAATCTCCAGTTACAACAATAGTTTCCCCTGGTTGAGTTTGTACACCGTTGAGTTGTGCGCGCACAATTGTCTCTGCTTTAATTCTTTCGCCAACGTGACTAAAAACAATTACCCCACGTTCTTCGAGTAAGAAATCATAAATCTTGCCGTCTTTGACTTCGTATTTATTCCGAGTCACTACACAAGTATGTTCGCCATCAGGTAATTCTGTTTCTACTTCTGGTAAAGTGACTTCTCCTCCCCGGTTAAGGGCTACAAAACATAGAGATTCACGATAACGGCGTACGTAACAGTAAATGTCGGGGGTGAGATATTTTAACCAATGGCTACCCATTGATACAGCAGGATTCAATCGTCGTAACCCAGACAGTAGCCTAACATAACGATAAATTTCAGTATCGGTATCCCAATTTTCCATCATCGGGCGGTTATATGGATCGTTACCGCCATCGGTATCGTCATGCAGATATTGTTCTGTACCATAATAGATGCAGGGAATACCACGAGATGTCATAATCAAGGCGATCGCTACCCTCAGCATGGCTGGGTCAGGATTTAGCGATTGAAAGCGGGGCATATCGTGGTTATCGATGAAGGTAACTAACTCCGTCGCCCCACTGTAGCGATAATCGTGATCAAAGATATATTGAATTGTTTGAAATCCGTTTTCTGAACCTTGGCCTAGTGCTGCCCTAATGGCCACGCATAGTCCAAAGTCTAACATAGTCATGCCCGAATGATTGGCAAATTCAATCGAGCGATCGTCACTAGGATTACTGTAAATCCATTCACCAAAAATAAACACATCTGGCTTGTGATTACTCATATCGCCAGTAAATTCTTGCCAAAACCAGATAGGCATGTGCTTGACAGTATCTACCCGCAATGCATCAACGCCCCGGTCTAGCCATTGTTTGATTGCTGATTTGA contains the following coding sequences:
- a CDS encoding alpha-amylase family glycosyl hydrolase, yielding MVNTPPSQFSPDQYKVDSAKTEVEALIQTPPSDAEIDLEFLYTRDIEFRQETLYFLVVDRFYDGDPDNSEGSNSELYDPTGQDWGKYWGGDLQGVIDKLDYLKNMGVTAVWLTPLFEQVEELFVGNAAIHGYWTKDFKRINPRYIAEGEDPSLNNTQEAKNTTFDRLVAELHKRNMKLVLDIVCNHSTPDTSGSKGELYDDGVKIADFNNDVNNWYHHYGEVQNWEDEWQVQNCELAGLATFNENNTEYREYIKSAIKQWLDRGVDALRVDTVKHMPIWFWQEFTGDMSNHKPDVFIFGEWIYSNPSDDRSIEFANHSGMTMLDFGLCVAIRAALGQGSENGFQTIQYIFDHDYRYSGATELVTFIDNHDMPRFQSLNPDPAMLRVAIALIMTSRGIPCIYYGTEQYLHDDTDGGNDPYNRPMMENWDTDTEIYRYVRLLSGLRRLNPAVSMGSHWLKYLTPDIYCYVRRYRESLCFVALNRGGEVTLPEVETELPDGEHTCVVTRNKYEVKDGKIYDFLLEERGVIVFSHVGERIKAETIVRAQLNGVQTQPGETIVVTGDCPELGNWDISKAYPLEYINTNTWFAEIPFNESTGKLISYKYAMWREGRSPLRENLVNRRWVIAKEGTVKWRDTWASGRES
- a CDS encoding DsbA family protein gives rise to the protein MRQLLQYLRTWIILSLVCLLLTWSLPAQAANQINPKLEQQVLQIIREHPEVLIESVQTYQQQQQDKLKQARQAFLQNFKTNSQAVIGNSPVAGSPQAKTVLVEFSDFQCPYCAEAHKTLKQLLATHQNDLKLVYKHFPLPIHAEAMPAAQAAWAANQQSKFWEYQDALFTNQKQLGEVLYLDIAKKLNLDLEKFKSDRLIANAAIDQDIQLAQKLGIAGTPFFVMNSPNFSGAVQLSDIEGKLTDTSKQGNNIP